The following proteins come from a genomic window of Proteiniphilum propionicum:
- a CDS encoding ATP-binding protein, whose product MNYLYRIADKILLERLEAFGAVLIEGPKWCGKTTTAEQVAKSVIKLQDTDMREEYLATAASKPSLLLQGETPRLLDEWQDAPVLWDAVRTMVDKRNLPGQFILTGSNAIDRNSIHHSGTGRISRMQMFPMSLWESGESNGKVSLQELFDDPELDIDGVSSDMQIEDLIYVACRGGWPATVNIKTNKAKLLVARNYVDTICKEDISRIDGVKRDERAAKILLRSYSRNISTLAKNTSILADIASSGEISMTKPTFDNYVNALQKLFVISNIDAWSPAIRSKTAIRSSSKRAFIDPSIAVASLGLTPEALYTQLKTFGFIFEQLCIRDLKAYTLDFNSHISYYRDRYGLEADLVLHLSDGRYALIECKLGSREIEEGAQHLLQLKHLIREYNENEKQVPLREPDLLIILTGGKMAYSRPDGVKIIPIAVLKP is encoded by the coding sequence ATGAACTACCTATATCGAATAGCGGACAAAATACTACTTGAGCGGCTTGAAGCTTTTGGAGCTGTTCTCATTGAAGGTCCAAAATGGTGTGGAAAAACAACAACAGCAGAACAAGTGGCAAAAAGTGTCATCAAACTGCAAGATACGGATATGCGGGAAGAATATCTTGCAACGGCTGCATCTAAACCCTCGTTACTACTGCAAGGGGAAACACCGCGATTGCTTGATGAATGGCAAGATGCACCTGTCTTGTGGGATGCCGTTCGCACAATGGTTGACAAGAGAAACTTGCCCGGACAATTTATTTTGACCGGTTCCAATGCCATTGACCGAAATTCCATCCATCATTCCGGTACAGGCAGGATATCAAGGATGCAGATGTTTCCGATGAGTTTATGGGAATCCGGAGAGTCAAACGGTAAAGTTTCGCTTCAAGAGTTATTTGATGATCCCGAACTAGATATTGATGGAGTTAGTTCTGATATGCAGATTGAAGATCTTATTTATGTAGCGTGTCGTGGTGGATGGCCTGCGACAGTAAATATAAAAACAAATAAAGCTAAGCTCCTCGTCGCAAGAAACTATGTCGACACAATCTGTAAAGAAGATATATCAAGAATAGACGGCGTGAAACGTGATGAACGCGCTGCAAAAATACTGCTTCGAAGCTACTCGAGAAACATCTCAACCCTTGCCAAAAACACTTCTATACTTGCCGACATTGCATCTTCCGGGGAGATTTCTATGACCAAACCTACTTTCGATAATTATGTGAATGCTTTGCAAAAGCTGTTTGTTATTAGCAATATCGATGCGTGGTCGCCGGCTATTCGAAGTAAAACAGCCATCAGGAGCAGTTCGAAGAGAGCCTTTATTGATCCTTCTATTGCTGTTGCTTCTTTGGGGCTTACTCCGGAGGCATTGTATACTCAGTTAAAAACTTTCGGATTCATTTTTGAACAGCTTTGTATTAGGGATTTGAAAGCATATACACTTGATTTTAACAGCCATATATCTTATTACCGTGATCGCTACGGATTAGAAGCAGACCTTGTACTACATCTTTCGGACGGAAGATATGCTTTAATAGAGTGCAAATTAGGCAGTAGAGAAATTGAAGAAGGCGCACAACATCTACTTCAATTAAAGCACCTTATCCGAGAATATAATGAGAATGAAAAACAAGTTCCGCTGCGTGAACCCGATTTGCTGATTATATTAACCGGTGGTAAAATGGCATATAGTCGCCCTGATGGTGTAAAAATTATTCCAATTGCAGTTCTTAAACCGTAA
- a CDS encoding integrase core domain-containing protein translates to MWWSFLLKVVLFPIVWEQFIQFICVMIRYSVGDIGHPLLEFTPAPLQQVVLPALCCAAHNLPRASFRILFSMKLSKLLDNFIERFWRNIKYEKIYLEPSDNGLELYHKIRDYIKFYNMERSHQGLGYKRPIEM, encoded by the coding sequence TTGTGGTGGAGCTTTTTACTGAAGGTTGTTCTTTTTCCAATTGTGTGGGAGCAGTTCATCCAGTTTATTTGCGTGATGATCAGGTATTCTGTTGGGGACATCGGTCATCCATTGCTGGAATTCACTCCGGCTCCGCTGCAACAGGTAGTTCTTCCTGCCTTATGTTGTGCAGCACATAACCTGCCCCGGGCAAGCTTCCGGATTTTATTTTCGATGAAGTTATCAAAACTTTTGGATAACTTCATCGAAAGGTTCTGGAGGAACATCAAATACGAGAAAATTTATCTCGAACCATCTGATAATGGTTTGGAATTATATCACAAGATAAGGGATTACATAAAATTTTACAACATGGAAAGGTCCCATCAGGGATTAGGATATAAAAGGCCGATAGAAATGTAA
- a CDS encoding site-specific integrase — MNIKRNVIFALESRKKDGKPIVENVPIRMRVVYNNQRVEFTTGYRIDVSKWDAEKQRVKNGCTNKLKQTSAEINGDLSNYFTEIQNIFKEFEVKDEMPTTVQLREAFNLAIKKVEPEENTVQEKPPLDFWKVFNEFVSENSKRNNWAKGTLQKFNALKKHIERWKSEPTMDDFSEKGLSDFADTLHKQDLKNSTIDKQIGLLKWVLRWSASKNLTSDNAFMNFKPKLKTARKTVVFLDAQELKQLTDFEIPEDKKYLEKVRDIFLFCCYTSLRYSDVCNLCHSNIRDSYIEIVTVKTNDRIVIEFNDKSKAIYEKYKDFHFEGGKVFPVISNQKMNDYLKNLAELAGLNNPVHQTYYKGNERIETILPKYAVLSTHDARRTFICNALSLGIPANVVMKWTGHSDYKAMKPYIDIADDIKASAMSKFNQL; from the coding sequence ATGAATATTAAGAGAAATGTAATTTTTGCATTAGAGAGTAGAAAGAAGGACGGAAAGCCTATTGTTGAAAATGTGCCAATTCGTATGCGTGTTGTTTACAATAATCAGCGGGTAGAGTTTACCACCGGTTACCGGATTGATGTGTCAAAATGGGATGCTGAAAAGCAACGAGTAAAAAATGGCTGTACAAACAAGTTGAAACAAACATCAGCTGAAATTAACGGTGATTTGTCTAATTACTTCACGGAAATTCAAAATATTTTCAAAGAGTTTGAAGTGAAAGACGAAATGCCAACAACAGTTCAACTTCGTGAAGCTTTTAATCTTGCAATCAAAAAAGTTGAACCGGAAGAAAATACTGTTCAAGAAAAACCGCCCCTTGATTTTTGGAAGGTATTCAATGAATTTGTATCGGAAAACAGCAAGCGAAATAATTGGGCAAAAGGGACTTTGCAAAAATTCAATGCCTTAAAAAAACACATTGAAAGGTGGAAATCTGAACCCACGATGGACGATTTTTCCGAAAAAGGACTTTCCGATTTCGCCGACACATTGCACAAGCAAGACTTGAAAAATTCTACAATTGACAAACAAATAGGATTGTTGAAGTGGGTGCTTCGCTGGTCTGCATCTAAGAATTTGACATCGGATAACGCTTTTATGAACTTCAAACCCAAATTAAAAACCGCACGAAAAACAGTCGTATTTTTGGATGCTCAAGAGTTAAAACAACTAACAGATTTTGAGATACCTGAAGATAAAAAATACTTAGAAAAGGTTCGTGATATTTTTCTATTTTGTTGCTACACGAGTTTGCGTTATTCAGATGTTTGCAATTTATGTCATTCAAACATAAGAGACTCTTACATAGAAATAGTTACGGTAAAAACCAATGACAGAATTGTCATTGAATTTAATGATAAGAGTAAAGCCATATACGAAAAATACAAAGATTTTCACTTTGAGGGTGGAAAAGTATTTCCTGTAATATCCAACCAAAAAATGAACGATTATTTGAAAAATTTGGCAGAACTGGCAGGGCTTAATAATCCGGTACATCAAACGTATTACAAAGGAAATGAGCGTATTGAAACCATTCTGCCTAAATATGCCGTACTAAGTACCCATGACGCGCGTCGCACTTTTATCTGTAATGCCCTTTCACTTGGCATTCCGGCAAATGTGGTTATGAAATGGACGGGACACAGCGATTATAAGGCAATGAAGCCCTACATCGACATTGCCGACGATATTAAAGCGAGTGCCATGAGTAAGTTTAATCAGTTATAA
- a CDS encoding ATP-binding protein, producing the protein MSKFPTVLHRRDTYIERIEPFMQTPIVKVMIGHRRVGKSYILYQLIEEIRKKEQDANIIYINKEDIAYVDIVSSKDLHDYIAQRLIRGKKNYIFIDEIQEIEDFKVAVRSLALDESNDIYITGSNSEMFSSDLANELGGRYVEFKIYSLSYAEFLDFHKLNNDDESLEKYIRFGGLPYLIHLPMREEVVMEYIRSVYSTIVLRDVVARNNIRNTAFLEQLIRFLADNIGSLFSSKSISDFLKSQNIRMSPTLVSEYADSLVSAFVVHRLGRYDIVGKRLFERGEKYFFENMGIRNVVAGYKPQDRAKRLENIVCNHLLYCGYEVTVGTLSTEEIDFVCTRAGETLYVQVAVELSKPETIAREFGNLLKIKDNYPKIVVSGERSFENTYEGIEHIYIRDFLTSSVTPKIV; encoded by the coding sequence ATGTCGAAATTTCCAACCGTACTCCACCGCAGAGATACTTATATTGAACGCATAGAGCCTTTTATGCAGACGCCCATCGTAAAAGTAATGATTGGGCATCGAAGGGTAGGCAAGAGTTATATTCTTTATCAACTTATTGAGGAGATAAGGAAAAAAGAGCAAGATGCTAACATCATTTATATCAACAAGGAAGATATTGCCTATGTGGATATTGTGTCTTCAAAAGACCTGCATGACTATATTGCTCAACGATTAATACGTGGAAAGAAGAATTACATTTTTATTGATGAAATTCAAGAAATAGAAGATTTTAAAGTTGCCGTACGCTCCTTGGCATTGGACGAGAGTAATGATATCTACATTACCGGAAGCAACTCAGAGATGTTTTCGAGCGATTTGGCAAACGAACTTGGCGGTAGGTATGTTGAATTTAAGATATACAGCCTTTCCTATGCAGAGTTTCTGGACTTTCACAAACTGAATAATGATGATGAGTCGCTGGAAAAATATATCCGTTTCGGTGGATTGCCATACCTAATTCACTTGCCAATGCGTGAAGAGGTGGTAATGGAATATATTCGTTCGGTTTATTCAACCATTGTTCTTCGTGATGTTGTTGCTCGCAATAATATCCGCAATACAGCCTTTTTGGAACAATTAATCCGTTTCTTGGCAGATAATATCGGAAGTCTTTTTTCTTCGAAAAGTATCAGTGACTTTTTGAAAAGTCAAAATATACGAATGTCGCCAACGTTGGTATCCGAATATGCAGACTCTCTGGTTTCGGCATTTGTGGTTCATCGCTTAGGACGTTATGATATTGTTGGGAAACGTTTATTTGAACGTGGCGAAAAGTACTTTTTCGAAAATATGGGAATCCGCAATGTGGTGGCGGGCTATAAACCGCAAGACAGAGCAAAACGATTGGAAAATATTGTCTGCAATCATTTGTTGTATTGTGGCTATGAGGTAACTGTAGGAACACTTTCGACCGAGGAAATCGATTTTGTTTGTACACGGGCCGGCGAAACATTATATGTACAGGTCGCGGTAGAATTGTCTAAACCCGAAACTATCGCCAGAGAGTTTGGCAATTTGTTGAAGATAAAAGACAATTATCCCAAAATAGTAGTATCCGGCGAACGTTCATTCGAAAATACTTATGAGGGAATAGAACACATTTACATTCGAGATTTTTTGACTTCTTCCGTTACTCCTAAAATTGTGTAA
- a CDS encoding DUF3853 family protein, whose product MDLNELKQKPLWQMTGEEFLYLQKNNSGKTNNQTTSTLAHDGSEKRYVYGIAGIAKLFGCSMPTAHRIKKSGKIDRAITQIGRKIIVDAELALELAGRKTGGRK is encoded by the coding sequence ATGGATTTAAATGAACTCAAACAAAAACCGTTGTGGCAAATGACAGGCGAAGAATTTTTGTATCTGCAAAAAAACAACAGCGGAAAAACCAACAATCAAACAACATCGACACTTGCTCACGACGGAAGCGAAAAACGCTACGTGTATGGTATTGCGGGTATTGCCAAGCTCTTTGGATGCAGTATGCCCACGGCGCACCGCATCAAGAAAAGCGGAAAAATTGACCGAGCCATCACGCAAATCGGACGAAAAATTATCGTGGATGCAGAGCTCGCGCTCGAATTAGCCGGACGAAAAACAGGCGGGAGGAAGTAG
- a CDS encoding toprim domain-containing protein: protein MNSEQAKQIRIEDYLSRIGIKPIKERGQNLWYKSPFRNENEPSFKVNRDINQWHDFGSGEKGNLIDLAMKLHQTNSVSEALRAIEQAVSYPKIQQSSFSFRQQEFSEGISNVEIKPLNHPALIEMLHIRKIPIELARQYFKEVHYTLNGKPYFAVAFPNDKGGFETLNSYFKGCLPPKEITTFDKKTQTVHLFEGFMDYLSLLTLQAGQADISAVVLNSVNNLEKAVPLLSKHSKINAFLDNDEAGRQALKKLQKWNLPVMDISQRYAEYKDVNDYLCGKKLPQFQKKTTNEVEFDKPKIGKRFKR from the coding sequence ATGAATTCAGAACAAGCCAAACAAATCCGAATCGAAGACTATTTGTCCCGTATCGGAATCAAACCCATCAAAGAACGGGGACAAAACCTTTGGTATAAATCGCCTTTCAGAAACGAGAATGAGCCTTCGTTTAAAGTAAACCGCGACATTAACCAATGGCACGATTTCGGAAGCGGAGAAAAAGGCAACCTCATCGATTTGGCGATGAAACTGCATCAAACCAATAGCGTTTCCGAAGCGTTGCGAGCCATTGAACAAGCCGTTTCATATCCCAAAATTCAACAATCCTCTTTTTCTTTTCGTCAGCAAGAGTTTTCGGAAGGAATAAGCAATGTTGAAATCAAGCCGTTGAACCATCCGGCACTGATAGAAATGCTTCATATTCGTAAAATCCCAATAGAATTGGCACGACAATACTTCAAAGAAGTTCATTATACGCTGAATGGGAAGCCGTATTTTGCCGTAGCTTTTCCCAATGACAAAGGCGGATTTGAAACCCTAAATTCCTATTTCAAAGGTTGTCTTCCGCCCAAAGAAATTACCACGTTCGATAAGAAAACACAAACCGTTCATCTTTTCGAAGGGTTTATGGATTATCTCAGCCTGCTTACTTTGCAAGCAGGGCAAGCCGATATTTCCGCCGTCGTTCTCAACTCAGTAAATAACCTCGAAAAAGCCGTTCCTCTTCTCTCAAAACACAGCAAAATCAACGCGTTTTTGGATAATGATGAAGCCGGACGACAGGCATTGAAAAAACTGCAAAAATGGAATTTGCCAGTCATGGATATTTCACAACGATACGCTGAATATAAGGACGTGAACGATTATTTGTGTGGAAAAAAACTTCCGCAATTTCAGAAGAAAACAACCAACGAAGTGGAATTTGATAAGCCGAAAATCGGCAAGCGTTTCAAACGCTAA
- a CDS encoding adenine-specific methyltransferase EcoRI family protein, whose amino-acid sequence MANENLKEAKAAKNDEFYTQFHDIEVEMNAYLEYDPDVFKGKTVLLPCDDPEWSNFTKYFAAKFEELGLKKLISTSYAQESKNYKTNWQPTLFETENPRFSADKTAVCGKIFTLTHNINNNGKIDINDLEWEYLEGNGDFRSEEVTRLRDEADIIITNPPFSLFREFLAWIIEADKRFIIIGNMNCITYKEVFPLIMYNKVWLGVPFPGGNAYFRPAIQSEYAVGVYNEDTNLVKFRNCIWLTNIDHGRRHQPLSLMTMEDNLRFSKHKEIRGKISYEHYDNYDAIEVPFTDAIPSDYEGVMGVPISFLDKYCPEQFEILGITDRQNTSCLRTKRYTVYDSLKYNDLNARSVIRRDGKYIPMYARLLIRKL is encoded by the coding sequence ATGGCAAATGAAAACTTGAAAGAAGCTAAGGCTGCTAAAAATGATGAGTTCTACACGCAGTTTCATGATATAGAAGTTGAAATGAATGCTTACCTTGAATATGACCCCGATGTATTTAAGGGCAAAACTGTTTTATTACCTTGCGATGATCCGGAGTGGAGTAATTTTACAAAATATTTTGCTGCAAAGTTTGAAGAACTAGGACTAAAGAAACTCATCAGTACCAGTTATGCTCAAGAGAGCAAGAATTATAAAACAAATTGGCAACCCACTCTCTTTGAAACAGAAAATCCAAGATTCAGTGCTGACAAAACAGCAGTTTGCGGAAAAATTTTCACACTTACGCACAATATAAATAACAATGGAAAAATAGACATTAATGACTTGGAGTGGGAATACCTTGAAGGTAATGGCGATTTTAGAAGCGAAGAGGTAACTCGCTTGCGTGACGAAGCTGATATAATTATTACTAATCCTCCTTTTTCTCTTTTCCGTGAATTTTTAGCATGGATTATAGAAGCAGATAAAAGGTTCATTATTATTGGAAATATGAATTGTATCACATATAAAGAAGTTTTCCCTTTGATTATGTATAACAAAGTATGGTTAGGCGTTCCATTCCCTGGCGGAAATGCTTACTTCCGCCCTGCAATACAATCTGAATATGCAGTAGGGGTATATAATGAAGATACAAACCTTGTAAAATTCAGAAATTGTATTTGGCTCACCAACATAGATCACGGTCGTCGCCATCAACCTCTTAGTTTAATGACCATGGAAGATAATCTTCGTTTTTCCAAGCATAAGGAAATACGAGGAAAAATTTCTTATGAGCATTATGATAATTATGATGCAATAGAAGTCCCTTTTACGGATGCAATTCCATCTGACTACGAAGGTGTTATGGGCGTTCCTATTTCATTCTTAGACAAATATTGCCCGGAGCAATTTGAAATCTTAGGGATAACTGACAGACAAAACACATCTTGTTTACGGACAAAACGATATACGGTGTATGACAGTTTGAAATACAATGACTTAAATGCTCGAAGTGTTATCAGAAGAGATGGTAAATATATTCCGATGTATGCTCGTTTGCTCATTCGAAAATTATAA
- a CDS encoding HNH endonuclease family protein — translation MKTKLHTEWTIADICKGFTYNELEGKGLFGLDGKLTIQPEYQRHYIYNDGKRDVAVIDSLLKGYPIGLIYFNRTSDGRYEVLDGQQRITSFGRFVTGKFAIKDTNDNVQYFSGLSEELQRRILKSPLLIYECEGEEKEIKEWFKTINIVGVPLNEQELLNAIYSGEFVNAAKRVFSNSQNTEIQKWSHYVKGDVKRQDYLAIALKWVCDSKQMSVDAYMSQHRHDSTIDEMEKYFRSVIDWVSTTFSMVESNMCGLEWGRFYETYHNTPYSVDHITERVRVLQSDEYIKCPRNIYEYILGGEKNKNLLDIRIFEESTKKIVYNRQTEMATKNTLSNCPLCASGDNANKTRIYKISEMDADHVTAWSKGGSTSIENCEMLCKTHNRAKGNR, via the coding sequence ATGAAAACAAAATTACATACCGAATGGACAATTGCAGATATCTGCAAAGGATTTACCTATAATGAGCTGGAGGGTAAGGGGTTATTTGGTCTTGATGGAAAGCTCACTATACAGCCAGAATATCAACGCCATTATATTTATAATGATGGGAAACGAGATGTTGCCGTAATTGATTCTTTATTGAAAGGTTATCCTATCGGACTTATATATTTTAATCGTACGAGTGATGGACGTTATGAAGTGCTTGATGGACAACAACGTATCACATCGTTTGGAAGATTTGTTACAGGAAAGTTTGCCATAAAAGATACGAATGATAATGTTCAATATTTTTCCGGCTTATCTGAAGAATTACAACGACGAATACTGAAATCGCCATTGCTTATCTACGAATGTGAAGGCGAGGAAAAGGAAATCAAGGAATGGTTCAAGACTATCAATATTGTAGGTGTTCCTCTTAATGAACAAGAATTACTGAATGCTATCTATTCAGGCGAATTTGTAAATGCAGCCAAACGTGTATTCAGCAATTCGCAAAATACTGAAATACAGAAATGGAGTCACTACGTCAAGGGTGATGTGAAGCGACAAGATTATCTTGCTATCGCACTGAAATGGGTATGCGATAGTAAGCAGATGAGTGTTGACGCTTACATGAGTCAACATCGTCATGATAGTACTATTGATGAGATGGAGAAATACTTTCGCTCGGTAATCGATTGGGTATCTACTACTTTTTCAATGGTAGAAAGCAATATGTGCGGACTGGAATGGGGACGATTCTATGAAACCTATCACAATACACCATATAGCGTAGATCATATTACCGAAAGAGTGCGTGTTTTGCAATCTGATGAATATATCAAATGCCCTCGAAATATCTACGAATATATATTAGGAGGAGAAAAAAATAAAAATCTGCTTGATATCCGTATATTTGAAGAGTCAACAAAGAAGATTGTGTACAATAGACAAACAGAGATGGCAACGAAAAATACACTTTCTAATTGTCCTCTTTGTGCCTCAGGAGATAATGCAAATAAGACGCGCATTTATAAAATATCGGAAATGGACGCAGATCATGTAACAGCGTGGAGTAAAGGTGGAAGTACGTCCATTGAAAACTGCGAAATGTTGTGCAAAACGCACAATCGAGCTAAGGGTAATAGATAA
- a CDS encoding site-specific integrase, translating into MYMQKSFQEVSLIWCEAKRPIVKHSTMCAYMLTLQTHLLPHFGAMTVISEDDVQQFVFEKFSSGLAKKTVRDIVAVLKSVVKYGGRHKIFHFEEWQLEYPTDVGVYRLPTLRLSHQRILMHYLIEEPTPQNIGILLALCTGMRIGEICALKWEDVDFVQKIITVNHTIGRIYNCELKSTEKILSTPKTKKSSREIPISKQLLKSLKIVKKVSPSLFVVGNSPTSTEPRAYRDYFSRLLKRIGIPPIVFHGLRHTFATRCIESQCDYKTVSVILGHANVATTLNLYVHPNLYQKKRCIEKMSKFLGVTE; encoded by the coding sequence ATGTATATGCAAAAATCATTTCAAGAAGTCTCCCTAATATGGTGTGAGGCTAAACGTCCGATAGTAAAGCATTCCACAATGTGTGCTTATATGCTTACGCTTCAAACTCATTTACTCCCACATTTTGGAGCAATGACCGTAATATCAGAAGATGACGTGCAGCAATTTGTCTTTGAAAAGTTTTCCTCTGGTTTAGCAAAAAAAACGGTAAGAGACATAGTAGCCGTATTGAAATCTGTCGTTAAGTATGGCGGTAGACATAAAATTTTCCATTTTGAAGAATGGCAACTGGAATATCCTACAGATGTTGGCGTTTATCGTCTGCCTACATTGAGACTGAGTCACCAAAGAATATTGATGCACTACTTAATAGAAGAACCTACACCACAGAATATTGGTATACTTTTGGCTCTTTGTACTGGCATGCGGATAGGTGAAATTTGTGCCTTAAAATGGGAAGATGTCGACTTCGTTCAGAAGATAATTACGGTCAATCACACAATAGGGAGAATATATAACTGCGAATTGAAATCAACGGAGAAAATCCTGTCAACGCCCAAAACAAAAAAATCCTCTCGGGAAATTCCTATTTCTAAACAACTTCTTAAATCTTTGAAAATAGTAAAAAAAGTTTCTCCTTCGTTATTTGTTGTAGGAAACTCACCGACCTCTACAGAACCACGCGCTTATCGAGATTATTTTTCGCGGCTTTTGAAACGTATTGGTATTCCTCCAATTGTTTTTCACGGTCTCCGTCATACATTTGCTACCAGATGTATTGAAAGTCAATGCGACTATAAAACAGTTAGTGTCATATTGGGACATGCCAATGTCGCTACAACATTAAACCTTTATGTACATCCTAATCTTTATCAAAAGAAAAGATGTATTGAAAAGATGAGTAAATTTTTGGGAGTGACTGAATAA